One genomic region from Anticarsia gemmatalis isolate Benzon Research Colony breed Stoneville strain chromosome 7, ilAntGemm2 primary, whole genome shotgun sequence encodes:
- the LOC142974000 gene encoding post-GPI attachment to proteins factor 2-like codes for MVNDAQVQSPPNEDGRGDERTKEKCDVNRIVQKLEYKGLLWTCGLREICLTALWLPLGALVFCYVTASIFQADDIHETHCRVYNVVPSISAITGISPQRYIWRICIAFHLGPRLLIGSIYYNYHKVRTAHIVEEKARALATKLGEACYWLNFIELSALTGVTYISNRENYFIHEKIFIVFMVAALCHMLCRARVGCIASDVVEPVRTNKLVWTLFYVAIAATVGLIIFFLRHRLLCRPLAFTWFSVCEYILATANMAFHAIVVRDLPLHELQVVCPTHSKAN; via the exons ATGGTAAATGACGCACAAGTACAGTCGCCGCCAAATGAGGATGGTCGTGGTGACGAACGCACAAAAGAGAAGTGTGATGTAAATAGGATTGTTCAAAAATTGGAATACAAG GGACTCCTGTGGACATGTGGTTTGAGGGAAATATGTTTAACTGCACTCTGGCTTCCATTAGGTGCTTTAGTATTTTGTTATGTGACAGCGTCTATATTTCAAGCAGATGACATACACGAAACACATTGTAGG GTCTACAATGTAGTACCATCGATAAGTGCGATTACCGGTATTAGCCCTCAGAGGTACATATGGAGGATATGCATCGCGTTTCACTTAGGACCAAGGTTGTTGATAGGTTCTATTTACTACAACTATCACAAAGTGCGCACCGCTCACATCGTCGAGGAAAAG GCGCGGGCTCTCGCTACTAAGTTAGGGGAAGCTTGCTATTGGCTTAATTTTATAGAGCTCTCCGCACTCACCGGCGTCACTTACATTTCCAATAGGGAAAATTACT TCATCCACGAGAAGATATTCATAGTGTTCATGGTAGCAGCGTTGTGTCACATGCTGTGTCGCGCGCGTGTGGGATGCATTGCCAGCGATGTGGTGGAGCCGGTGAGGACCAACAAACTCGTGTGGACCTTGTTCTACGTGGCTATAGCAGCGACTGTCGGCTTGATCATATTCTTCTTGCGTCACAGACTCCTGTGCCGGCCTTTAG CGTTCACATGGTTCTCGGTGTGTGAGTACATCTTGGCGACGGCGAACATGGCATTCCACGCCATCGTGGTCCGCGACCTGCCTCTACATGAACTCCAAGTGGTGTGTCCCACTCACAGTAAGGCGAACTGA